The following proteins come from a genomic window of Mucinivorans hirudinis:
- a CDS encoding GlpG protein (membrane protein of glp regulon), translating into MMNVVIFLAQFLSPKLDATLTSTFGLHALQSVNFQVYQLVTYMFLHGGVSHLFFNMFALWMFGRVLEWDLGSKRFLTFYMVSGIGAGVLNLFVNYWEINSLISTYSLNDLNLQAHINRMTTIGASGGVFGVLLGFGLIHPNERLMLLIPPIPIKAKYFVIIYGVLELVLGFTQRTSNIAHFAHIGGMIFAYLLLRYWKAKGRIYY; encoded by the coding sequence ATGATGAATGTGGTCATCTTCTTGGCACAATTTCTTTCGCCAAAGTTGGATGCCACACTCACGAGCACTTTTGGGCTGCACGCCCTCCAATCTGTAAACTTTCAAGTGTATCAGCTTGTTACCTATATGTTTTTGCACGGAGGGGTGTCGCACCTTTTTTTCAATATGTTTGCTTTGTGGATGTTTGGGCGTGTGTTGGAGTGGGACTTGGGTAGCAAACGCTTCCTGACCTTCTATATGGTTTCGGGCATTGGTGCGGGAGTGCTGAACTTGTTTGTAAATTATTGGGAAATAAACAGTTTGATTTCGACATACTCTTTGAACGACCTCAATTTACAGGCACATATCAACAGAATGACAACTATTGGGGCTTCGGGTGGAGTCTTTGGCGTATTGCTCGGTTTCGGATTGATACACCCCAACGAGCGTCTGATGCTACTTATTCCACCTATTCCGATTAAGGCTAAGTATTTTGTAATCATATACGGTGTACTGGAGTTAGTGCTTGGTTTTACCCAGAGAACAAGCAATATTGCCCACTTCGCCCATATCGGGGGTATGATTTTCGCATACCTTTTGTTGAGGTATTGGAAGGCAAAGGGGAGGATTTACTATTAG
- a CDS encoding DNA mismatch repair protein MutL, which translates to MIIQLPQNVANQIAAGEVVQRPASIVKELLENSIDAGAMSITLKVLDGGQTLIQVIDDGIGMDAEDAVKSFLRHATSKIRTADDLYNLHTFGFRGEALASISSVSEVEMRTRRAGDMVGVQVNINGGSVPQVTEVSTAKGTNIVIKNIFFNTPARRKFLKSVQQENKHIMYEFERVALVNPDVEFQLIIDNRAPLKYAPSNLHQRIVMLTNKTLGNKLLPIEANSPIVRISGYIAEPSASKKKLGEQYFFVNGRFMRNPYLAKAVEQGFGKLLPQETYPSFFIYIEVEPSRVDVNIHPTKSEVKFEEEAAIFQIISSAIRQTLGKHNILPAIDFDNPVPLDIPSYNTASGDFKMPKVALKSDYNPFKSYDTSQWDKPNADPERIPFMESIPESLIFDDDAQPVVKAPVNQELPMEIEPSFNSLQWGGRYIATTSADGILLVDYPRAMQRIAFEKLLKNSNFAMASQRELHPQVIELSACEHSLLLDSEEEIEALGFSLSNMGGSTVAINAMPAELIGKVSAEEVIEALVEGIENPHYRENRRESLAKLLTRNIARTTPRILRPTEITALLNDLLSADEPSYTPDGLAVIEIINPKDIFR; encoded by the coding sequence ATGATTATCCAACTTCCGCAAAATGTTGCCAACCAGATTGCGGCGGGTGAAGTGGTACAGCGCCCCGCCTCTATTGTCAAGGAACTTTTGGAAAACTCCATTGACGCTGGTGCTATGTCTATAACTTTGAAGGTTTTAGACGGAGGACAGACATTAATTCAGGTTATTGACGATGGAATTGGTATGGATGCGGAGGATGCCGTTAAATCATTCCTCAGACACGCAACATCGAAGATTCGCACAGCCGATGACTTATATAATCTTCACACCTTCGGTTTTCGAGGTGAGGCTTTGGCTTCGATTTCGTCAGTGAGTGAGGTGGAGATGCGCACCCGCCGTGCTGGGGATATGGTTGGTGTTCAGGTTAATATCAATGGGGGTTCAGTACCGCAAGTAACCGAAGTAAGCACTGCCAAAGGGACTAATATAGTCATAAAAAATATCTTTTTCAACACCCCGGCACGCCGAAAATTTTTGAAATCCGTTCAGCAGGAGAACAAACATATTATGTATGAATTTGAGCGTGTGGCACTTGTCAATCCGGACGTTGAATTTCAACTTATTATCGACAATCGTGCACCGCTGAAATATGCTCCGTCGAACCTGCACCAACGAATAGTGATGCTTACTAATAAGACACTTGGAAACAAACTGTTACCCATTGAAGCAAACTCTCCGATAGTTCGAATCAGCGGTTATATTGCCGAGCCATCGGCATCAAAAAAGAAGCTGGGCGAGCAATATTTCTTTGTTAATGGGCGATTTATGCGTAATCCTTACCTCGCAAAGGCTGTGGAGCAGGGTTTCGGTAAATTGCTGCCACAGGAGACCTACCCCTCTTTTTTTATCTATATTGAGGTAGAACCTTCGCGGGTCGATGTCAATATTCACCCCACCAAGAGCGAAGTCAAATTTGAGGAGGAGGCAGCTATATTTCAGATAATCAGTTCGGCAATCAGACAAACCTTGGGAAAGCACAATATACTGCCGGCGATTGATTTCGACAATCCAGTGCCTTTGGATATACCCTCCTATAACACGGCAAGCGGCGATTTCAAGATGCCTAAGGTTGCTCTAAAGTCTGATTACAACCCATTTAAGAGTTACGACACCTCACAGTGGGATAAACCCAATGCTGACCCTGAGCGCATCCCCTTTATGGAAAGTATTCCGGAAAGTCTTATTTTTGATGATGATGCTCAGCCTGTTGTAAAAGCACCGGTTAATCAGGAGTTACCGATGGAGATTGAGCCGTCGTTCAACTCTCTGCAATGGGGTGGACGGTACATTGCCACCACATCGGCGGACGGGATTCTGCTTGTTGACTACCCTCGTGCAATGCAGCGAATTGCCTTTGAAAAGTTACTAAAAAATAGTAACTTTGCGATGGCTTCGCAGAGAGAACTGCATCCGCAGGTAATTGAACTTTCGGCTTGTGAACATTCTCTGCTATTGGACTCGGAAGAGGAGATAGAGGCACTAGGTTTTTCGCTGAGCAATATGGGAGGGAGTACGGTGGCAATCAATGCGATGCCGGCAGAATTAATCGGTAAAGTTTCGGCTGAGGAGGTGATTGAGGCTTTGGTGGAGGGCATCGAAAATCCGCACTATCGCGAAAACCGTCGAGAGAGTTTGGCAAAGTTGCTCACACGTAATATTGCGCGCACAACACCGCGCATTTTGCGCCCGACAGAGATTACGGCACTTCTCAACGACCTGCTCAGCGCGGATGAGCCGAGCTACACGCCGGACGGGCTCGCAGTGATAGAGATAATTAATCCGAAAGATATTTTTAGATGA
- a CDS encoding Agglutination protein, protein MKNKLIILLSIIVLPLASQQRFAVEQLVERLVENNYSNKIYARRTVQAENNVNISPMMPSLSATARQSSNGLSETNTIGLGATLNWRLFDGLAMFSTYDKTRAQLEVANLNQLANLESLVQQVINHYYLIVSLNSRAKVARELIALSQRRYEEALLRLDIESFSRLDVTLAKSDLNSDSTYLIRQLESLNLAYISLNQLLNFEYRMNGYVNDTIIVDKTFGKNELEELILAQNTQILLSKKGIDIADLNLRLNQAAQYPTLDFSAGYNYNAVNTRPATNYSTSNGANFGFTVGMNLFNGLTTRRNIANSKIDKDISNISLLNTENSVLTSFNSIYTSYQNNVRLIDFESENAEAMKFNLETAFLKYTQGSMSGIDLRNIQQQYLNAEDRKINALYLAKVSEISLRALAGVILRY, encoded by the coding sequence ATGAAAAACAAGCTCATTATACTATTGTCAATCATAGTGTTGCCACTGGCATCACAACAACGATTCGCGGTCGAACAACTCGTGGAGCGGCTAGTCGAAAACAACTACTCGAACAAAATATACGCCCGGCGCACTGTGCAGGCTGAGAACAACGTAAACATCTCGCCAATGATGCCATCGCTCTCAGCCACAGCTCGGCAGTCGAGCAACGGTCTATCTGAAACAAACACCATCGGATTGGGCGCAACGCTCAACTGGCGACTCTTTGACGGTCTGGCAATGTTCTCTACCTACGACAAAACCAGAGCCCAGTTAGAGGTTGCCAACCTCAACCAACTTGCCAATCTCGAGTCGTTGGTACAGCAGGTTATCAATCACTACTACCTGATTGTCAGCCTCAATTCGCGCGCCAAAGTTGCGCGTGAGCTTATCGCACTCTCTCAGCGCCGCTATGAGGAAGCTCTACTGCGCTTGGATATTGAGTCCTTTTCACGCTTGGATGTCACCCTCGCCAAAAGCGACCTCAATAGCGACAGCACATACCTCATCCGCCAGTTGGAGTCGCTAAACCTTGCCTACATCTCGCTCAATCAGCTGCTTAACTTCGAGTATCGAATGAATGGCTATGTGAATGATACGATTATCGTAGACAAAACGTTCGGCAAAAACGAACTCGAAGAGTTGATTTTGGCGCAAAACACTCAGATATTACTCTCGAAAAAGGGTATAGATATTGCCGATTTGAATCTGAGACTGAACCAAGCGGCACAATATCCGACCCTCGATTTTTCGGCAGGCTATAACTACAACGCCGTCAATACCCGCCCCGCAACCAACTACTCAACCTCGAATGGTGCAAACTTCGGCTTCACCGTGGGGATGAACCTCTTCAACGGACTTACAACGCGCCGCAATATCGCTAACTCCAAGATAGATAAAGATATAAGCAATATATCGCTTCTCAATACCGAAAATTCGGTATTAACCTCTTTTAATAGCATCTACACAAGCTACCAGAACAATGTCCGCCTTATTGATTTCGAGAGCGAAAATGCTGAGGCTATGAAGTTTAACTTAGAAACTGCCTTTCTGAAATATACACAAGGGAGTATGAGCGGCATCGACCTGCGCAATATCCAGCAACAATATCTCAATGCCGAAGACCGCAAAATCAACGCGCTCTACTTAGCAAAAGTTTCTGAAATTTCGCTCAGGGCATTGGCAGGAGTAATTCTGCGATATTGA
- a CDS encoding Mobile element protein, with the protein MEEILFTPYIGVGCGIDVHKDLIVATIQRGNEVVGTKEFDGFTVSLESLRDWCKDEGVTHIAMESTGVYWKPVFNILEDDFEVLLVNARHVKNVPGHKTDKKDSKWLSKLLVSGLLKGSFIPPRDIRDLRDLVRYKKKLVAHSASEKNRIIKILEDCNIKLSSVLSDVDGAVGRNIISALIDGESDVNQLMRFYHGKIKTPRSEFVKALQGKVSYHHRFMLQFHRDVIANDDAMLERLDAEIAKAVSDYEVELELLETIPGVGRDSAIGIISEIGVDMERFPDENHLSSYCGVSPGNNESAGKKKVQRP; encoded by the coding sequence ATGGAAGAGATACTATTTACCCCCTACATTGGGGTTGGTTGCGGGATTGATGTCCATAAGGATTTGATAGTTGCAACTATTCAGCGAGGCAACGAAGTTGTCGGCACAAAGGAGTTTGACGGTTTTACCGTTTCATTGGAATCGTTGCGAGATTGGTGCAAAGATGAGGGCGTAACTCATATTGCAATGGAGAGCACGGGTGTTTATTGGAAGCCTGTATTCAATATTTTGGAGGATGATTTTGAGGTTCTTTTGGTTAATGCTCGGCACGTAAAGAATGTGCCTGGTCATAAGACCGACAAGAAGGATAGCAAATGGTTGAGCAAATTATTGGTAAGCGGACTACTCAAGGGTAGCTTTATCCCTCCACGCGACATAAGAGATTTACGAGATTTAGTTCGCTACAAGAAGAAGTTAGTAGCTCATAGTGCATCAGAGAAGAATCGTATAATCAAGATATTGGAGGATTGCAATATCAAGTTATCAAGTGTATTGAGTGATGTTGATGGAGCCGTTGGTCGCAATATCATCAGTGCATTGATAGATGGAGAGAGTGATGTAAATCAATTAATGCGGTTTTATCACGGCAAGATAAAGACGCCTCGTAGTGAGTTTGTCAAAGCTTTGCAAGGTAAGGTTAGCTATCATCATCGTTTTATGTTGCAGTTTCATCGAGATGTGATAGCTAATGATGACGCTATGTTAGAGCGGTTGGATGCAGAAATAGCCAAGGCTGTTTCTGATTATGAAGTTGAATTGGAGCTATTAGAGACCATACCGGGTGTTGGGCGAGATAGTGCCATTGGTATTATAAGCGAGATAGGTGTTGATATGGAACGATTTCCTGATGAGAACCATTTAAGTTCTTATTGTGGTGTAAGTCCGGGCAATAATGAGAGTGCCGGTAAAAAAAAAGTACAAAGACCATAA
- a CDS encoding RND multidrug efflux transporter (Acriflavin resistance protein): protein MSISTTSINRPVLATVLNLILIIVGAIGFTYLGVRDYPSVDNPIITVSASFPGANSDVISTQITEPLEAAVNGIPGIRSISSTSRDGSSMIRVEFNLEVDLETAANDVRNKVSGAQRRLPQDMDPPVVTKADADSNPIFSVMVSSSDRSLVDLSRFADVNVRERLQTISGVSTVDMWGLKRYSVRLKMTPELLAAYRVTPVDVRQAVSTQNVELPAGRIEGDNTELTVRTLGRLKTIDDFNNLIIKRDGEKIVRFSDIGEAVIEAEDQRSSLSVNGQAMVSCNLVPLPGANYINIVDQAYAMVEQLRKEMPKDITLEQGMDATIFIRQSINEVKDTIIIAFFLVVVIIFFFLRNWRTTLIPVLAIPVSLVAAFFIMYLAGFSINILTLLAIVLSIGLVVDDAIVVMENIYTKVEQGMSPKEAGIKGANEIFFAVIATTIALVAVFFPIIFLQGITGKLFREFAIVIAGAVCVSSFVALTFTPMISTKLLSRKSTDNRFYRWSEPFFTWLINWYKGGLESFLKHRWIAVVILLAAGGGMVWLWGEIPSEMAPLEDRSQLSISATATEGTSFDYMTRYMSELSEVVRTSVPEATQTFEMVGRGGTNGGFVNLMLTDPDKRNRTQQEIADELTTKVSQLTGARAYVTQRQTFGGGRGGLPIQYVIQAPTLEYLKDVLPTFMSEVAQSPVFSASDLNLKFTKPEVTMTIDRDKASVLGVSIQNIAQTLQLTMSEQRVGYFVMDGKQYQIMSQFDRQNRNKTSNLASVYVRNDKGDLIQLDNLVKLNESSTPPQLYRYDRFVAATVSAGLAKGYTLGQGIEEMDRIKEKVLDEERFKTTLSGASKDFVESTSSLMFAFILALILIYLVLAAQFESFKDPIIIMLTVPLALFGSLLVLWAYSQTLNIFSQIGIIMLIGLVTKNGILIVEFANQRKEAGLSKRDAIREASVSRFRPILMTSLSTVLGTLPMALATGAGAESRISMGIAVVGGLICSTLLTLFVIPAIYSYISGERKEKTEDIL from the coding sequence ATGAGCATTTCAACGACAAGTATAAATCGTCCCGTACTTGCAACGGTACTCAATCTTATATTGATTATTGTGGGAGCTATCGGCTTCACCTATCTTGGAGTGAGAGACTACCCGTCGGTGGATAACCCCATTATCACGGTTTCGGCATCTTTTCCCGGCGCCAACTCGGACGTTATCAGCACCCAAATCACCGAACCGTTGGAGGCGGCTGTGAACGGCATTCCCGGCATTCGCTCCATATCGAGCACCAGTCGCGACGGTTCATCGATGATTCGGGTGGAGTTTAACCTCGAGGTAGATTTAGAGACCGCCGCAAACGACGTGCGCAACAAGGTTAGCGGCGCACAACGCCGTCTGCCGCAGGATATGGACCCACCCGTGGTCACGAAAGCTGATGCCGACTCGAACCCTATTTTCTCGGTGATGGTCAGCAGCTCCGACCGCTCGTTGGTGGATTTAAGCCGCTTCGCAGACGTTAATGTACGCGAGAGATTACAGACCATTTCGGGCGTATCCACTGTGGATATGTGGGGGCTGAAACGCTACTCGGTGCGGCTGAAGATGACACCTGAACTTCTTGCCGCATACCGCGTCACACCCGTGGATGTGCGCCAAGCTGTCTCGACTCAAAATGTGGAGCTGCCCGCCGGACGTATCGAAGGCGACAACACGGAGCTGACGGTGAGAACACTCGGACGACTGAAAACCATAGACGATTTTAATAATCTAATTATCAAGCGTGATGGCGAAAAAATAGTGCGCTTTTCGGATATTGGCGAGGCAGTGATTGAGGCAGAAGACCAACGCTCATCCCTGAGTGTGAATGGGCAGGCAATGGTGTCGTGTAATCTGGTTCCGCTACCGGGGGCGAACTATATTAATATTGTAGACCAAGCCTATGCAATGGTCGAGCAGCTGCGCAAGGAGATGCCCAAGGACATCACCTTGGAGCAGGGTATGGATGCCACAATCTTCATTCGCCAATCTATCAACGAAGTGAAGGATACTATTATAATAGCATTCTTCTTGGTTGTGGTCATCATCTTCTTCTTCCTTCGCAACTGGCGCACAACACTCATTCCCGTTCTTGCAATACCAGTTTCACTCGTTGCAGCATTCTTTATAATGTATTTGGCGGGATTCTCAATCAACATTCTAACACTCTTGGCAATAGTGCTCTCCATCGGTCTGGTTGTGGATGATGCCATTGTTGTAATGGAGAATATTTATACGAAAGTCGAGCAGGGAATGTCGCCCAAAGAGGCGGGTATTAAGGGGGCAAATGAGATTTTCTTTGCCGTCATCGCCACTACCATTGCTCTGGTTGCCGTCTTTTTTCCCATTATCTTTTTGCAGGGTATCACCGGCAAACTCTTCCGCGAATTTGCCATAGTTATTGCCGGCGCGGTTTGCGTCTCATCTTTTGTGGCTCTGACCTTTACGCCTATGATTTCCACAAAACTACTCAGCAGGAAATCTACCGACAACCGTTTTTATCGCTGGTCTGAACCATTCTTTACGTGGTTGATAAATTGGTATAAGGGTGGTTTGGAGTCGTTCTTGAAGCATCGTTGGATAGCCGTCGTGATACTTCTTGCTGCCGGCGGCGGTATGGTGTGGCTTTGGGGCGAAATACCCTCGGAGATGGCACCGTTGGAAGACCGCTCACAGTTGTCGATAAGCGCCACGGCTACCGAGGGTACTTCGTTCGACTATATGACCCGCTATATGAGTGAATTGTCGGAGGTTGTGCGCACGAGTGTGCCCGAGGCAACGCAAACTTTCGAGATGGTGGGGCGAGGTGGCACAAACGGCGGTTTTGTAAACCTGATGCTCACCGACCCCGACAAGCGCAACCGCACCCAGCAGGAGATTGCCGACGAGCTCACCACAAAGGTGTCTCAACTCACCGGCGCAAGAGCCTATGTAACGCAGCGTCAAACCTTTGGCGGCGGACGTGGCGGACTTCCTATTCAATATGTGATTCAGGCTCCCACGCTCGAATACCTAAAAGATGTTCTGCCAACCTTTATGTCGGAGGTGGCACAGAGTCCCGTATTTTCGGCTTCAGACCTGAACCTGAAATTTACCAAACCCGAGGTCACAATGACAATCGACCGCGACAAAGCGTCGGTTCTTGGCGTTTCAATTCAAAATATAGCTCAGACACTGCAACTTACGATGAGCGAGCAGCGCGTCGGCTACTTTGTTATGGATGGTAAGCAGTATCAGATTATGAGCCAGTTCGACCGTCAGAACCGCAACAAAACCTCAAACTTGGCAAGTGTCTATGTGCGTAATGACAAGGGCGATTTGATTCAGTTGGACAACCTTGTCAAGCTAAACGAAAGCTCTACACCTCCGCAACTCTATCGTTACGACCGCTTCGTAGCAGCCACAGTATCTGCCGGATTAGCCAAGGGCTACACACTGGGACAGGGTATCGAAGAGATGGATAGAATTAAAGAAAAAGTTTTGGACGAGGAGCGATTCAAGACCACTCTGAGTGGTGCATCGAAGGACTTCGTGGAGAGCACCAGCTCGCTGATGTTTGCCTTTATCTTGGCTTTGATATTGATTTACTTGGTCTTGGCAGCTCAGTTCGAGAGCTTCAAAGACCCCATTATCATTATGCTCACCGTGCCCTTGGCACTCTTTGGTTCGCTACTGGTTTTGTGGGCTTATTCACAGACGCTCAATATATTCTCTCAGATTGGCATCATTATGTTGATTGGTCTGGTTACAAAGAACGGTATTCTGATTGTGGAGTTTGCCAACCAGCGTAAGGAGGCGGGACTCTCTAAACGGGACGCAATACGTGAAGCGTCTGTTTCGCGTTTCCGCCCTATTTTGATGACTTCGCTTTCGACAGTGTTGGGTACTCTGCCGATGGCGTTAGCTACGGGCGCGGGTGCAGAAAGCCGCATTTCGATGGGCATAGCCGTTGTGGGTGGTTTGATTTGCTCCACCCTGCTGACACTCTTCGTGATTCCCGCAATCTACTCATATATCAGTGGCGAACGTAAAGAAAAAACCGAAGATATTTTATAG
- a CDS encoding putative Co/Zn/Cd efflux system membrane fusion protein — MKKRKIRTILIVVIPLLLVGGYLVNKFLLNQNDIPSDAHPTPATQQGGRGGGGGGRAIPVTVAVVELEPIYDGITVAGTIKPNEEVDLSGEIAGKIVSINFQEGSKVKKGDVLVQINDDDLQAQLKRYEFQQENLHRKLERQRVLFEREAISGEAFDQVQTEYNMLLADIDLLKVRINRCKIKAPFDGVVGFRSVSEGSYLQAGAKVARLVDNDKLKLEFSIPERYKYLPLVGSTIFFTNGAFEGKRFSAKIYAMEPRNDENTRSIVLRALHNNSDNKFVPGMYLSVTIPTSETASAMMIPTEAVISAIDSKSVWVVRSGRPVQTNIETGMRLADKIEVTKGLQVGDSVVITGLMQMREGAQIKVTN; from the coding sequence ATGAAAAAGCGTAAAATCCGCACCATTCTCATTGTTGTTATTCCTCTGCTTTTGGTAGGAGGTTATTTGGTTAATAAATTCCTATTGAATCAGAACGACATTCCCTCCGATGCCCACCCTACCCCCGCCACACAGCAGGGCGGACGCGGTGGCGGAGGTGGGGGACGTGCCATTCCGGTGACGGTGGCAGTTGTCGAACTTGAGCCCATCTATGACGGCATCACGGTGGCGGGGACTATCAAACCCAACGAGGAGGTAGACCTATCGGGCGAGATTGCCGGCAAGATTGTCTCCATCAACTTCCAAGAGGGTAGCAAGGTGAAAAAGGGAGATGTGTTGGTGCAGATCAACGACGATGACTTGCAGGCGCAACTCAAACGCTATGAATTTCAGCAAGAAAACCTGCACCGCAAACTCGAACGACAAAGGGTGCTCTTTGAGCGTGAAGCCATCTCGGGCGAGGCTTTCGACCAAGTACAAACTGAATACAATATGTTGCTCGCAGATATTGACCTACTCAAGGTACGTATCAATCGTTGCAAAATCAAAGCACCCTTCGATGGAGTTGTCGGCTTCCGCTCCGTGAGCGAGGGTAGCTACTTGCAGGCAGGGGCAAAGGTGGCACGGTTGGTGGATAACGACAAACTCAAACTAGAGTTTTCGATTCCCGAGCGATACAAATATCTGCCGTTGGTAGGCTCCACAATATTTTTCACCAACGGTGCTTTCGAGGGTAAACGCTTCTCGGCAAAAATCTACGCTATGGAACCGCGCAATGACGAAAATACTCGCTCGATAGTTCTAAGAGCACTACATAATAATAGTGATAACAAGTTTGTACCGGGAATGTACCTATCGGTAACAATCCCCACGAGCGAAACAGCCTCGGCAATGATGATACCCACGGAGGCGGTCATTTCTGCAATTGATTCCAAAAGCGTATGGGTTGTGCGCTCGGGTCGCCCCGTTCAAACCAACATTGAAACGGGTATGCGCCTGGCAGACAAGATTGAGGTGACCAAGGGTTTACAGGTGGGAGACTCAGTGGTTATCACCGGCTTGATGCAAATGCGCGAGGGTGCACAAATCAAAGTTACAAATTAA
- a CDS encoding Aspartyl-tRNA synthetase — translation MYRTDSCGSLRLSDAGKMVTLAGWVQKVRNLGAMAFIDIRDRYGITQLVVDENAAAQLHEVAAHLGREFVVQATGTVRERAAKNNKIPTGDIEIEVSEIKVLSKSETPPFTIEEISDGGDELRMKYRYLDLRRAPLQRNIILRHKMAQKVRQYLDAQGFLEIETPYLIKSTPEGARDFVVPSRMNAGEFYALPQSPQTFKQILMVSGYDRYFQIVRCFRDEDLRADRQPEFTQIDCEMAFVEREDVLNTFEGMARAMFRDVMGIELGEFPRMSYADAMKYYGSDKPDIRFGMRFVEFSPELKGSGFPVFDAAEYVGAICASGAASYTRKQLDELTNFVKRPQIGASGLIYARIEADGSVKSSVDKFFTQEQLQAWAKACEAKAGDLILIIAGTQKIALRALCELRLEMGNQLGLRDPQKFAPMWVVDFPLLEWDEESARFFAMHHPFTSPIKEDFELFYTDPGKVRADAYDFVCNGVEIGGGSIRIHNREVQNRMFEVLGFSKEEAEAQFGFLLGAFKYGAPPHGGIAFGFDRWCAIFGGHDSIRDYIAFPKNNAGRDVMIDSPSPIAVAQLDELQIKLK, via the coding sequence ATGTATAGAACAGATAGTTGCGGTTCGCTCCGTTTGAGTGATGCGGGCAAGATGGTTACTTTGGCAGGTTGGGTGCAGAAGGTGCGCAACCTTGGTGCGATGGCTTTTATCGACATCAGAGATAGATACGGCATCACTCAACTTGTTGTTGATGAGAATGCAGCGGCTCAGTTGCACGAGGTTGCGGCTCACCTTGGGCGCGAGTTTGTGGTGCAGGCTACGGGCACTGTTCGCGAACGCGCGGCAAAGAACAACAAAATTCCCACGGGTGATATTGAAATAGAGGTTTCCGAAATAAAGGTTCTAAGCAAATCTGAAACTCCACCATTTACAATAGAAGAGATTTCGGACGGCGGGGATGAGCTTCGGATGAAGTATCGTTACTTGGATTTGCGTCGTGCGCCGCTGCAACGTAACATCATACTGCGCCATAAAATGGCTCAAAAGGTGCGCCAATACTTGGATGCGCAGGGCTTCCTAGAGATTGAAACTCCATATCTGATAAAATCTACGCCCGAGGGTGCACGCGACTTTGTTGTCCCCTCGCGTATGAATGCGGGTGAGTTTTATGCACTTCCACAATCACCTCAAACCTTTAAGCAGATTTTGATGGTGAGCGGATATGACCGTTATTTCCAGATTGTGCGCTGTTTCCGCGACGAAGATTTACGTGCCGACCGCCAGCCCGAATTCACTCAGATAGACTGCGAAATGGCTTTTGTGGAGCGCGAAGATGTGCTGAATACCTTTGAGGGTATGGCACGTGCTATGTTCCGCGATGTTATGGGCATTGAGCTTGGGGAGTTCCCACGGATGAGCTATGCCGATGCTATGAAATATTATGGTTCGGATAAGCCCGACATTCGCTTCGGAATGCGCTTTGTGGAGTTTTCACCAGAATTAAAAGGTAGCGGCTTTCCTGTTTTTGATGCGGCAGAGTACGTGGGGGCGATTTGTGCTTCGGGGGCGGCAAGCTACACAAGAAAGCAGTTGGATGAGCTTACCAATTTTGTAAAGCGTCCGCAGATAGGGGCAAGCGGCTTGATTTATGCACGTATAGAGGCGGATGGCTCTGTGAAATCGAGTGTCGATAAATTCTTTACCCAAGAGCAATTACAGGCGTGGGCAAAAGCCTGTGAGGCAAAAGCGGGCGATTTGATATTGATAATTGCAGGTACGCAAAAAATAGCTCTGAGAGCCTTGTGTGAGCTACGTTTGGAGATGGGTAATCAACTCGGACTACGTGACCCGCAAAAGTTTGCGCCGATGTGGGTTGTCGATTTTCCGCTTTTGGAGTGGGACGAGGAGTCTGCTCGCTTTTTTGCTATGCACCACCCCTTTACCTCACCAATCAAGGAGGATTTTGAGCTGTTCTATACCGACCCCGGAAAAGTTCGTGCCGATGCTTATGACTTTGTTTGCAATGGTGTGGAGATTGGAGGCGGCTCGATACGTATTCACAACCGCGAGGTGCAGAATCGTATGTTCGAGGTGCTCGGTTTCTCGAAAGAGGAGGCAGAGGCACAGTTTGGATTCCTACTGGGAGCGTTCAAATATGGCGCGCCTCCCCACGGTGGTATCGCCTTCGGTTTCGACCGCTGGTGTGCAATCTTCGGCGGACACGACTCCATTCGTGATTACATAGCCTTTCCTAAGAACAACGCCGGTCGCGATGTGATGATAGATTCACCCTCGCCTATTGCAGTGGCTCAGTTGGATGAGTTACAAATAAAAT